The Burkholderia pyrrocinia genome includes a region encoding these proteins:
- a CDS encoding metal-dependent hydrolase produces the protein MASHNAHHASGFAAGVAAAVLVAQTGATGPWHAGLLAAFAAGVAGGTAPDWLEVAWWSRKRRLWITHRTVTHWGIGWIALLALGWHGLIHHPHPLWAAPLFGFACGGVMHLLADWPNPLGVPWIWRRHSLNLWNSGHCDLIVVAAAWGGTLWLAQSLWARAPLLEHWLGWLHRV, from the coding sequence ATGGCATCACACAACGCGCATCATGCGTCCGGCTTCGCGGCCGGCGTCGCCGCCGCCGTCCTCGTTGCGCAGACCGGCGCCACGGGCCCGTGGCACGCGGGCCTGCTCGCCGCGTTCGCGGCCGGCGTCGCGGGCGGCACCGCGCCCGACTGGCTCGAAGTCGCATGGTGGAGCCGCAAGCGCCGCCTGTGGATCACGCACCGCACCGTCACGCACTGGGGCATCGGCTGGATCGCGCTGCTCGCGCTCGGGTGGCACGGGCTCATCCACCATCCGCATCCACTGTGGGCCGCGCCGCTGTTCGGCTTCGCGTGCGGCGGCGTGATGCACCTGCTCGCCGACTGGCCGAACCCGCTCGGCGTGCCGTGGATCTGGCGGCGTCACTCGCTCAACCTCTGGAACAGCGGGCATTGCGACCTGATCGTGGTGGCCGCCGCATGGGGCGGCACGCTGTGGCTCGCGCAGTCGTTGTGGGCACGCGCGCCGCTGCTCGAACACTGGCTCGGCTGGCTGCATCGCGTGTAG
- a CDS encoding DEAD/DEAH box helicase, with protein MDVTATRPAASALDVFHPAVAAWFRRTFAAPTGAQALAWPHIKAGRSTLVAAPTGSGKTLTAFLCALDDLVHDALSHDGTLPDTTLVVYVSPLKALSNDIHVNLDAPLAGIAESLAQLGLPVPAIRTAVRTGDTTQAERAALRKRAPHILVTTPESLYVLLSSTSGRQMLSNVRSVIVDEIHALASSKRGSHLALSLERLDALAGHALPRIGLSATQKPIDAVARFLVGGPADAPRDCTIVDTGHTRERDLALELPNVPLEPVMATDVWEQVYDRIAGLAAVHRTTLVFVNTRRTAERMARHLADRLGKEAIAAHHGSLAKEHRFDAEQRLKRGELKLLVATASLELGIDIGDVDLVCQIGSPRGIAPFLQRVGRSGHHVGGVPKGRLFPLSRDELVECAALLDCVQRGELDALRIPEAPLDVLAQQIVAEVACAEWQEDALYASFTRAAPYARLTRERFDEVMKMLAEGFTSRRGVRGAYLHRDVVGGTVRGRRNAMMTATTSGGTIPDMADYAVLLEPQGIQVGTVNEDFAIESLAGDVFQLGNQSYRIIRVETGRVRVEDAQGQSPNIPFWLGEAPGRSDELSAAVGRLRARLDGLFADGDRQADAGGRKRAGGHAASQAAAKATTATGTAIAPAESRLAPALRWLVDDLRLSPDAARQIADYLARTRAALGALPTQDTLVMERFFDESGGTQLVIHSPFGSRINRAWGLALRKRFCRSFNFELQAAATDDAIILSLSLAHSFALDEVWRYLRSTSAEHVLVQALLDAPLFGVRWRWNATTALALPRFTGGKRTAPQLQRMKSEDLLATVFPDQVACLENIVGEREIPHHPLVDQTLDDCLHDAMDTDGWLALLRRIESGAIELVARDLPAPSPLAAEILNAKPYAFLDDAPLEERRTQAVQSRRWSDPESTDDLGALDADAIDAVRDEAWPLVRDADEMHDALLTLACVADSEAHAHEGWPDRLAELAERRRATKLVAPGGAALWVPVERLVCMRALHPDARTAPALKVPAACAQPWEADAALVDVIRARLTGFGPLALDAIATPLGLPPAAIATALAALEREGYVMRGRFTPGATTDEWCERHLLARIHRYTVKRLRREIEPVERADFMRFLFHWQHLTPDTRGAGRDALAAVVEQLEGYEAAASAWEDALLPARLTDYMAGGLDELCRSGKLVWTRIGAPARAAGTPVKTTPIVLLPRRHLAAWQALRDPDAQPALSARATQVRDTLVAHGAMFFDALLDDLHMLPVELEQALGELVSAGLVNADSYAGLRALLKPAVKRSATYAPRTRRGGALIGGMDDAGRWALVQRQAPSNDAPAPKRGPAATDPDALEHIAWTLLRRYGVVFWRLLEREADWLPSWRELVRVLQRLEARGEIRGGRFVAGLAGEQFALPEAIPILRELRRQPDDGQYVCVTGADPLNLAGTLLPGDKVPALAGNRVLFRDGMPVASLVSGSFHYAPELSPATREDARLRLARYC; from the coding sequence ATGGACGTCACAGCTACCCGCCCTGCCGCCAGTGCGCTCGACGTGTTCCACCCGGCCGTCGCCGCGTGGTTCCGGCGTACGTTCGCCGCGCCGACCGGCGCGCAGGCGCTCGCGTGGCCGCACATCAAGGCCGGCCGCTCGACGCTCGTCGCCGCGCCGACCGGCTCCGGCAAGACGCTCACCGCGTTCCTGTGCGCGCTGGACGATCTGGTGCACGATGCGCTGTCGCACGACGGCACGCTTCCCGACACGACGCTCGTCGTCTATGTGTCGCCGTTGAAGGCGCTGTCGAACGACATCCACGTGAACCTCGACGCTCCGCTCGCCGGCATCGCCGAATCGCTCGCGCAACTCGGCCTGCCGGTACCGGCGATCCGCACCGCCGTGCGCACCGGCGACACGACGCAAGCCGAGCGTGCCGCGCTGCGCAAGCGCGCGCCGCACATCCTCGTGACGACGCCCGAATCGCTGTACGTGCTGCTGTCGTCCACATCGGGGCGACAGATGCTGTCGAACGTGCGCTCGGTCATCGTCGACGAAATCCACGCGCTCGCGTCGTCCAAGCGCGGCAGCCATCTCGCGCTGTCGCTCGAACGTCTCGACGCGCTGGCCGGTCACGCGCTGCCGCGCATCGGGCTGTCGGCGACGCAAAAGCCGATCGACGCGGTCGCGCGTTTCCTGGTCGGCGGCCCGGCCGACGCGCCGCGCGACTGCACGATCGTCGACACGGGCCACACGCGCGAGCGCGACCTCGCGCTCGAACTGCCGAACGTGCCGCTCGAGCCCGTGATGGCGACCGACGTGTGGGAACAGGTGTACGACCGGATCGCGGGGCTCGCGGCCGTGCATCGCACGACGCTGGTGTTCGTCAACACGCGGCGCACCGCCGAGCGCATGGCGCGCCATCTCGCCGATCGGCTCGGCAAGGAAGCGATCGCCGCGCATCATGGCAGTCTCGCGAAAGAGCACCGCTTCGATGCCGAGCAGCGCCTGAAGCGCGGCGAACTGAAGCTGCTCGTCGCGACCGCGTCGCTCGAGCTCGGCATCGATATCGGCGACGTCGATCTCGTCTGCCAGATCGGTTCGCCGCGCGGAATCGCGCCGTTCCTGCAGCGCGTCGGCCGCTCCGGGCACCATGTCGGCGGCGTGCCGAAGGGCCGGCTGTTCCCGCTGTCGCGCGACGAACTCGTCGAATGCGCGGCGCTGCTCGATTGCGTGCAACGCGGCGAACTCGACGCGTTGCGGATTCCCGAAGCGCCGCTCGACGTGCTCGCGCAGCAGATCGTCGCCGAAGTCGCGTGCGCGGAATGGCAGGAAGACGCGCTGTACGCGAGCTTCACGCGCGCGGCGCCGTACGCGCGCCTGACGCGCGAGCGCTTCGACGAAGTGATGAAGATGCTCGCCGAAGGCTTCACGAGCCGCCGCGGCGTGCGTGGCGCGTACCTGCATCGCGACGTGGTCGGCGGCACGGTGCGCGGGCGCCGCAACGCGATGATGACCGCGACGACGTCGGGCGGCACGATCCCCGACATGGCCGACTATGCGGTGCTGCTCGAACCGCAGGGCATCCAGGTCGGCACCGTCAACGAGGATTTCGCGATCGAGAGCCTTGCCGGCGACGTGTTCCAGCTGGGCAACCAGTCGTACCGGATCATTCGCGTGGAAACGGGCCGCGTGCGCGTCGAGGACGCGCAGGGCCAGTCGCCGAACATTCCGTTCTGGCTCGGCGAGGCGCCGGGGCGCAGCGACGAGCTGTCGGCGGCGGTCGGCCGGCTGCGCGCGCGGCTCGACGGGCTGTTCGCCGACGGCGACCGGCAGGCCGATGCCGGCGGGCGCAAGCGCGCGGGCGGTCACGCCGCGAGCCAGGCAGCTGCCAAAGCGACAACCGCAACAGGCACCGCTATCGCCCCCGCCGAAAGCCGCCTCGCGCCGGCATTGCGCTGGCTCGTCGACGATCTCCGCCTGTCGCCCGACGCCGCGCGCCAGATCGCCGACTACCTGGCACGCACGCGCGCCGCGCTCGGCGCGCTGCCGACGCAGGACACGCTCGTGATGGAGCGTTTCTTCGACGAATCGGGCGGCACGCAGCTCGTGATCCATTCGCCGTTCGGCAGCCGCATCAACCGCGCGTGGGGGCTCGCGCTGCGCAAGCGCTTCTGCCGCAGTTTCAACTTCGAGCTGCAGGCCGCCGCGACCGACGACGCGATCATCCTGTCGCTGTCGCTCGCGCACAGCTTCGCGCTCGACGAAGTGTGGCGCTACCTGCGCTCGACCAGCGCCGAGCACGTGCTGGTCCAGGCACTGCTCGACGCGCCGCTGTTCGGCGTGCGCTGGCGCTGGAACGCGACCACCGCGCTCGCGCTACCGCGCTTCACGGGCGGCAAGCGCACCGCGCCGCAACTGCAGCGGATGAAGAGCGAGGATCTGCTCGCGACCGTCTTTCCGGATCAGGTCGCGTGCCTCGAGAACATCGTCGGCGAGCGCGAGATACCGCACCATCCGCTCGTCGACCAGACGCTCGACGACTGCCTGCACGACGCGATGGACACCGACGGCTGGCTCGCGCTGCTGCGCCGGATCGAAAGCGGCGCGATCGAGCTCGTCGCGCGCGACCTGCCCGCGCCGTCGCCGCTCGCGGCCGAGATCCTGAACGCGAAACCCTATGCGTTCCTCGACGATGCACCGCTCGAGGAGCGCCGCACGCAGGCCGTGCAGTCGCGCCGCTGGAGCGATCCCGAATCGACCGACGATCTCGGCGCGCTCGATGCCGACGCGATCGACGCGGTGCGCGACGAAGCATGGCCGCTCGTGCGCGACGCCGACGAAATGCACGACGCGCTGCTGACGCTCGCGTGCGTCGCCGACAGCGAAGCACACGCACACGAAGGCTGGCCCGACCGGCTCGCGGAACTCGCGGAACGCCGCCGCGCGACGAAACTCGTCGCGCCGGGCGGCGCCGCGCTGTGGGTGCCGGTCGAACGGCTCGTGTGCATGCGCGCGTTGCACCCCGACGCGCGCACCGCGCCGGCGCTCAAGGTACCGGCCGCCTGCGCGCAACCGTGGGAAGCGGATGCCGCGCTCGTCGACGTGATCCGCGCACGGCTCACCGGCTTCGGGCCGCTTGCGCTCGACGCGATCGCGACGCCGCTCGGCCTGCCGCCTGCGGCGATCGCGACGGCACTCGCGGCGCTGGAGCGCGAAGGCTATGTCATGCGCGGCCGGTTCACGCCGGGCGCGACGACGGACGAATGGTGCGAACGCCACTTGCTCGCCCGTATTCATCGCTATACGGTGAAGCGGCTGCGCCGCGAGATCGAACCGGTCGAGCGCGCCGATTTCATGCGCTTCCTGTTCCACTGGCAACACCTGACGCCCGACACGCGCGGCGCGGGCCGCGACGCACTCGCGGCCGTGGTCGAACAACTCGAAGGCTACGAGGCCGCGGCGAGCGCATGGGAAGACGCGCTGCTGCCCGCGCGGCTCACCGACTACATGGCGGGCGGCCTCGACGAGCTGTGCCGCTCGGGCAAGCTCGTGTGGACGCGTATCGGCGCGCCGGCGCGCGCGGCCGGCACGCCCGTGAAGACGACGCCGATCGTGCTGCTGCCGCGCCGCCATCTCGCCGCCTGGCAGGCGTTGCGCGACCCCGACGCGCAGCCGGCGCTGTCCGCGCGGGCCACGCAGGTGCGCGACACCCTCGTCGCGCACGGCGCGATGTTCTTCGATGCGTTGCTCGACGACCTGCACATGCTGCCCGTCGAACTCGAACAGGCGCTCGGCGAGCTCGTGTCGGCCGGCCTCGTGAATGCGGACAGCTACGCGGGCCTGCGCGCGCTGCTGAAGCCGGCCGTCAAGCGCAGCGCGACCTATGCGCCGCGCACGCGACGCGGCGGCGCGCTGATCGGCGGGATGGACGACGCGGGCCGCTGGGCGCTCGTGCAGCGCCAGGCACCGTCGAACGATGCGCCGGCGCCGAAACGCGGCCCGGCCGCGACCGATCCCGACGCGCTCGAACATATCGCGTGGACGCTGCTGCGCCGCTATGGCGTCGTGTTCTGGCGGCTGCTCGAACGCGAGGCCGACTGGCTGCCGAGCTGGCGCGAGCTCGTGCGCGTGCTGCAGCGCCTCGAAGCGCGCGGCGAGATTCGCGGCGGACGCTTCGTCGCCGGGCTCGCGGGCGAGCAGTTCGCGCTGCCCGAGGCGATCCCGATCCTGCGCGAACTGCGGCGGCAACCGGACGACGGACAATACGTATGCGTGACGGGCGCCGACCCGCTGAATCTGGCCGGCACGCTGCTGCCCGGCGACAAGGTGCCGGCGCTGGCCGGCAATCGCGTGCTGTTCCGCGACGGCATGCCCGTTGCGTCGCTCGTGTCGGGGTCGTTCCACTACGCCCCCGAACTGTCGCCCGCCACGCGCGAGGATGCGCGCCTGCGGCTCGCGCGCTACTGCTGA
- a CDS encoding APC family permease, with amino-acid sequence MPSHADSPAAHHAGSLTIFQGAALYIGAVLGTGVIALPALAAEVAGPASLLAWAALVVLSGPLAATFAALGARYPDAGGVSTYARRAFGPKAAAIVGWCFYFAVPAGAPAAAMFGGAYVAAVTGGGHTTVIVTAAALIAAVSAANAFGVTVSGRMQLVLSALLVTLLLAAVLASAPHARTANLHPFAPHGWLAVGQAAALLVWSFAGWEAITHLAAEFRRPAHDMPRSAGIAVVVVGFLYLSVAAASVTVLGPSAGVSGAPLAELIAGGIGGHAQVLAAAAALLLTLGTMNAYFAGAAKLGAALGRDGALPAWLAQGSQVGGVPRRSLGVIAVLAAVALAATTISDVGPKPLVLVTSGCFVMVYGLGAAAALKLLPRGGIAYRCAWISLVAVAGLFLTTGWYLLCPLLLAGGALLYLQVTGPRK; translated from the coding sequence ATGCCCTCGCATGCCGACTCGCCCGCCGCCCATCACGCGGGCTCGCTGACGATTTTCCAGGGTGCCGCGCTGTATATCGGTGCGGTGCTCGGCACCGGCGTGATCGCGTTGCCGGCGCTGGCCGCCGAGGTCGCGGGCCCGGCATCGCTGCTCGCGTGGGCCGCGCTCGTCGTGCTGTCCGGGCCGCTCGCGGCCACCTTCGCCGCACTCGGTGCGCGTTATCCCGACGCGGGCGGCGTATCGACCTATGCGCGGCGCGCATTCGGGCCGAAAGCGGCGGCGATCGTCGGCTGGTGCTTCTACTTCGCGGTGCCGGCCGGCGCGCCGGCCGCCGCGATGTTCGGCGGCGCATACGTCGCGGCCGTCACGGGCGGCGGGCACACGACGGTCATCGTCACGGCGGCCGCGCTGATCGCGGCCGTATCGGCCGCGAATGCATTCGGCGTTACCGTTTCAGGTCGCATGCAGCTCGTGTTATCAGCGCTGCTCGTCACGCTGCTGCTCGCCGCGGTGCTCGCCTCCGCGCCGCATGCGCGCACCGCGAACCTGCATCCGTTCGCGCCGCACGGCTGGCTCGCGGTCGGCCAGGCTGCCGCGCTGCTCGTGTGGAGCTTCGCGGGCTGGGAAGCGATCACGCATCTCGCGGCCGAATTCCGCCGGCCCGCGCACGACATGCCGCGCTCGGCCGGCATCGCGGTCGTGGTCGTCGGGTTTCTGTATCTGTCGGTCGCCGCCGCGAGCGTGACGGTGCTCGGGCCGTCCGCGGGCGTATCGGGCGCGCCGCTCGCCGAACTGATCGCCGGCGGCATCGGTGGTCATGCGCAGGTGCTGGCCGCCGCGGCCGCGCTGCTGCTCACGCTCGGCACGATGAACGCGTATTTCGCGGGCGCGGCCAAGCTCGGCGCGGCGCTCGGGCGCGACGGCGCACTGCCTGCGTGGCTCGCGCAAGGCAGCCAGGTCGGCGGCGTCCCGCGCCGCAGCCTCGGCGTGATCGCCGTGCTCGCGGCCGTCGCGCTGGCCGCGACGACGATCTCGGACGTCGGACCGAAACCGCTTGTGCTCGTGACGTCCGGGTGTTTCGTGATGGTGTACGGGCTCGGCGCGGCCGCCGCGCTGAAATTGCTGCCGCGCGGCGGCATCGCTTACCGCTGCGCATGGATTTCGCTGGTCGCGGTCGCCGGGCTGTTCCTGACGACCGGATGGTATTTGCTGTGCCCGCTGTTGCTTGCAGGTGGTGCGCTGCTTTATCTGCAGGTAACCGGGCCGCGCAAATAA
- a CDS encoding XRE family transcriptional regulator, with protein MTTTNNPHIGSDFDTFLEEDGNLEAATATAIKRVIAWQIGQEMKAQHITKTAMAARMKTSRAALNRLLDETDTSLTLATLASAAAALGKRLSFELVPA; from the coding sequence ATGACGACCACGAACAACCCGCATATCGGCAGCGACTTCGATACCTTCCTCGAAGAGGACGGCAATCTCGAAGCGGCCACCGCCACCGCGATCAAGCGCGTGATCGCGTGGCAGATCGGGCAGGAAATGAAGGCGCAGCACATCACGAAAACCGCGATGGCCGCACGGATGAAAACCAGCCGTGCCGCGCTCAACCGGCTGCTCGACGAAACCGACACGAGCCTCACGCTGGCGACACTCGCGAGCGCGGCCGCCGCGCTCGGCAAACGACTCAGCTTCGAGCTGGTGCCGGCCTGA
- a CDS encoding type II toxin-antitoxin system RelE/ParE family toxin: MARQQIQVTLGVRFFRTARGNEPVREWLRALGQAERRVIGEEIKTVQLGWPLGMPLVRKMAKDLWEIRVMLPGRSARVLFTVVGDTMVLLHGFFKQSRATPSDDLDVTVARLKALTHAI, translated from the coding sequence ATGGCGAGACAGCAGATTCAGGTCACGCTCGGCGTCCGGTTCTTCCGGACGGCCCGTGGCAACGAGCCGGTGCGCGAATGGCTCAGGGCGCTCGGGCAAGCGGAGCGAAGAGTGATCGGCGAAGAGATCAAGACCGTTCAACTCGGCTGGCCGCTCGGCATGCCGCTGGTCCGGAAGATGGCGAAGGATCTGTGGGAGATCCGCGTGATGCTGCCGGGGCGAAGCGCCCGCGTGCTGTTCACGGTCGTCGGCGACACGATGGTCCTGCTGCACGGCTTCTTCAAGCAGTCGCGGGCCACGCCGTCGGACGATCTCGACGTCACCGTCGCGCGCCTGAAAGCGCTGACGCACGCCATCTGA
- the pcaQ gene encoding pca operon transcription factor PcaQ: MNNRIADGRVKFRHLQCFLAVAQLGGVQKAAESLSITQPAVSKTIAELEAILGVKLFERGRQGAQPTREAQLFMPHANACVLALRQGVGLLAREGGAAAATLEIGMLPTVAASLAPALMKALAARWPRIVVRIATAANADLLERLKSGAIECAIGRLSEPERMIGLAFEQLYNEPLVAVVRAGHPLLASAAPATELARYPVVLPPFGTLIRQSAEQLLGACGVPPLDSFIEVLSVSVARALALENDAVWFVPLYAAEYDLSAGALARLPLPSAGTDEPVGLVLRTDAQPSPVARTLIDAVRDIARSRFGDTRPHRTPRAARKPARGDR; the protein is encoded by the coding sequence ATGAATAATCGTATCGCCGACGGTCGCGTCAAGTTCCGGCACCTGCAGTGTTTTCTCGCGGTCGCGCAGTTGGGCGGCGTGCAGAAGGCGGCCGAAAGCCTGTCGATCACGCAGCCGGCCGTCTCGAAGACGATCGCCGAACTGGAGGCGATCCTCGGCGTGAAACTGTTCGAGCGCGGCCGGCAGGGCGCGCAGCCGACCCGCGAAGCGCAGTTGTTCATGCCGCACGCGAACGCGTGCGTGCTGGCGCTGCGGCAGGGCGTCGGGCTGCTCGCGCGCGAGGGCGGGGCCGCCGCCGCGACGCTGGAAATCGGCATGCTGCCGACCGTCGCGGCATCGCTCGCACCCGCGTTGATGAAGGCACTGGCCGCCCGCTGGCCGCGCATCGTCGTACGGATCGCGACGGCTGCGAACGCCGACCTGCTCGAGCGCCTGAAGTCCGGCGCGATCGAATGCGCGATCGGGCGGCTGTCGGAGCCGGAGCGGATGATCGGGCTCGCGTTCGAGCAGTTGTACAACGAGCCGCTCGTTGCGGTCGTGCGCGCCGGGCATCCGCTGCTGGCGAGCGCGGCGCCGGCCACCGAGCTCGCGCGCTATCCGGTCGTGCTGCCGCCGTTCGGCACGCTGATCCGCCAGTCGGCCGAGCAACTGCTCGGCGCATGCGGCGTGCCGCCGCTGGATTCGTTCATCGAAGTGCTGTCGGTATCGGTCGCGCGCGCGCTGGCGCTCGAGAACGACGCGGTCTGGTTCGTGCCGCTCTATGCGGCCGAATACGATCTGTCGGCCGGTGCGCTGGCGCGCCTGCCGCTGCCGTCCGCGGGCACCGACGAACCGGTCGGGCTCGTCCTGCGCACCGATGCGCAGCCGTCGCCGGTCGCGCGGACGCTGATCGATGCCGTGCGCGACATCGCGCGGTCGCGGTTCGGCGACACGCGCCCGCACCGGACGCCACGCGCCGCGCGCAAGCCGGCTCGCGGCGATCGTTGA
- a CDS encoding helix-turn-helix domain-containing protein, with the protein MTETAQLIETLKRQLKAQGMTYRDVAGALDVSETSVKRLFASGRFTLERIVEIAQLLGYTLAELVQEASASAPRLRVLTEPQEALLVSDEKLLLVAVCAINYWTVQDIVSAYRVTKAECVKYLLMLDRMNVVALLPGDRIRLRVARDFDWLPGGPIRRYFHEHALGDFLDSRFDGPGETMTFSQGMLTEAAAAELELELRRLRSKAAALHAESSSAPLGQKRGTGLLIAKRVWEPTGFHALRRDV; encoded by the coding sequence ATGACCGAGACCGCCCAACTCATCGAAACGCTGAAGCGCCAGTTGAAGGCGCAGGGAATGACCTACCGCGATGTCGCGGGTGCACTCGACGTGTCCGAGACCAGCGTGAAGCGGCTGTTCGCGAGCGGCCGCTTCACGCTGGAGCGCATCGTCGAGATCGCGCAATTGCTCGGCTACACGCTGGCCGAGCTCGTGCAGGAGGCGTCCGCGTCGGCGCCGCGGCTGCGCGTGCTGACCGAGCCGCAGGAGGCGCTGCTCGTGTCGGACGAGAAGCTGCTGCTCGTCGCCGTTTGCGCGATCAATTACTGGACCGTGCAGGACATCGTGTCGGCCTATCGCGTGACGAAGGCCGAGTGCGTGAAATACCTGCTGATGCTCGACCGGATGAACGTCGTTGCGCTGCTGCCGGGCGACCGGATTCGCCTGCGCGTCGCGCGCGATTTCGACTGGCTGCCGGGCGGGCCGATTCGCCGTTATTTCCACGAACATGCGCTTGGCGATTTTCTCGACAGCCGTTTCGACGGGCCGGGAGAAACGATGACGTTTTCGCAGGGGATGCTGACGGAAGCCGCCGCCGCGGAACTCGAACTGGAGTTGCGCCGGCTGCGCAGCAAGGCGGCTGCGCTGCACGCGGAATCGTCGTCCGCACCGCTCGGGCAGAAGCGCGGGACGGGGCTGTTGATCGCGAAGCGGGTCTGGGAGCCGACGGGTTTCCACGCGTTGCGGCGCGATGTGTGA
- a CDS encoding YiiX/YebB-like N1pC/P60 family cysteine hydrolase, with protein sequence MAPRTEAAAYEPHHTAPRDARDTDRTMPLATVRTLAAGAHVGDLVFIRVIAHAPRDAAGPAGAWANRFGIVVDTSGDEPVIAEPAFAWTKLTPLSRFVTRTDGGRIALARRVAAPTVDAQRQVQATAEQRIDALLGNRFNLRARRGFCAQYVSDVLGADRAATPAALLRSGTLSLEFDGIVFDPGRQS encoded by the coding sequence ATGGCCCCCCGAACCGAAGCCGCCGCCTACGAACCGCACCACACCGCACCGCGCGATGCACGCGATACGGATCGCACGATGCCGCTCGCGACCGTTCGCACGCTGGCCGCCGGCGCGCATGTCGGCGATCTGGTGTTCATCCGCGTGATTGCGCATGCGCCGCGCGACGCGGCGGGCCCGGCGGGCGCGTGGGCCAATCGCTTCGGCATCGTCGTCGATACGTCGGGCGACGAACCCGTGATCGCCGAGCCCGCGTTTGCGTGGACGAAGCTCACGCCGCTGTCGCGCTTCGTCACCCGTACCGACGGCGGACGCATCGCGCTGGCGCGCCGCGTCGCGGCACCGACCGTCGACGCGCAGCGCCAGGTTCAGGCGACGGCCGAACAGCGGATCGACGCACTGCTCGGCAACCGCTTCAACCTGCGGGCGCGGCGCGGGTTCTGCGCGCAGTACGTGAGCGACGTGCTCGGCGCCGATCGGGCCGCGACACCGGCCGCCCTGCTGCGCAGCGGCACGCTGTCGCTCGAATTCGACGGGATCGTGTTCGATCCTGGCCGTCAGTCATAA
- the pcaH gene encoding protocatechuate 3,4-dioxygenase subunit beta, protein MDSPTILTPRDWPSHPAYVHPEYRSSVKRGPTRPLIPLKDKLRDQYAPVYGAEDLGALDHDLTKNAVKNGEPLGERIVVTGRVLDEGGKPVRNTLVEVWQANAAGRYVHKVDQHDAPLDPNFLGAGRCMTDDKGCYRFLTIKPGAYPWGNHPNAWRPNHIHFSLFGDYFGSRLVTQMYFPGDPLLAYDPIFQGTPEAARDRLVSRFSMDITEEGYALGYEFDIVLRGRDATPMER, encoded by the coding sequence ATGGATTCCCCCACGATCCTCACCCCGCGCGACTGGCCGTCGCATCCGGCCTATGTCCACCCCGAGTACCGTTCGTCCGTGAAGCGCGGCCCGACCCGCCCGTTGATCCCGCTGAAGGACAAGCTGCGCGACCAGTACGCGCCCGTCTACGGCGCTGAGGATCTCGGCGCGCTCGACCACGACCTGACGAAGAACGCCGTGAAGAACGGCGAGCCGCTCGGCGAGCGCATCGTCGTCACGGGCCGCGTGCTCGACGAAGGCGGCAAGCCCGTGCGCAACACGCTCGTCGAGGTGTGGCAGGCGAACGCGGCCGGCCGCTATGTGCACAAGGTCGATCAGCACGACGCGCCGCTCGACCCGAACTTCCTCGGCGCGGGGCGCTGCATGACCGACGACAAAGGCTGCTACCGCTTCCTGACGATCAAGCCCGGCGCGTATCCGTGGGGCAACCATCCGAACGCGTGGCGCCCAAATCACATCCACTTCTCGCTGTTCGGCGACTACTTCGGCTCGCGTCTCGTCACGCAGATGTACTTCCCCGGCGACCCGCTGCTCGCGTACGACCCGATCTTCCAGGGCACGCCCGAGGCCGCGCGCGATCGCCTGGTCTCGCGCTTCTCGATGGACATCACCGAAGAAGGCTATGCGCTCGGCTACGAATTCGACATCGTGCTGCGCGGCCGCGACGCTACCCCGATGGAGCGCTGA
- the pcaG gene encoding protocatechuate 3,4-dioxygenase subunit alpha has product MTTLKQTPSQTVGPYFAYGLCPQQYDYDLKSLFTPTIAATHVEGEHVLLVGQVFDGDGKVVNDAVLEFTQVDGAGRYPASRDDIAKSGFTGFARVGTGTDAQHRFVVETVKPGRIAADDAPHINVTVMMRGILTHAFTRVYFDDEAAANAADPVLNAVPAERRATLVAKRDAQPGRPIVYRFDIRMQGPDETVFFDV; this is encoded by the coding sequence ATGACGACGCTGAAGCAAACCCCTTCGCAGACGGTCGGCCCGTACTTCGCATACGGCCTGTGCCCGCAGCAATACGACTACGACCTGAAGAGCCTGTTCACGCCGACGATCGCCGCGACGCACGTCGAAGGCGAGCATGTGCTGCTGGTCGGGCAGGTGTTCGACGGCGACGGCAAGGTCGTCAACGACGCGGTGCTCGAATTCACGCAGGTGGACGGCGCGGGCCGCTACCCCGCGTCGCGCGACGACATCGCGAAATCCGGCTTCACGGGCTTCGCGCGGGTCGGCACGGGCACCGATGCGCAGCACCGCTTCGTCGTCGAAACGGTGAAGCCGGGCCGCATCGCCGCCGACGACGCGCCGCACATCAATGTGACCGTGATGATGCGCGGGATCCTCACCCATGCGTTCACGCGCGTGTACTTCGATGACGAAGCCGCCGCGAACGCGGCCGACCCCGTGCTCAACGCGGTGCCGGCCGAGCGCCGCGCGACGCTCGTCGCGAAACGCGACGCGCAGCCGGGCCGTCCGATCGTCTACCGCTTCGACATCCGCATGCAGGGGCCGGACGAAACGGTGTTCTTCGACGTGTGA